The sequence gtcttctccccgtttcctgtctgtctctcactacacctatccaacaaaaagctgaaaaaggccaaaaaaaagacaaaacattttttaaaaaatgatatttttgctgagCTAAAGTGAACTTGGGTCAAGAAAGTTATCAGAAGATGAGTCAGGTAACCACTGGGGAATATGAACCAGTCAGAATGGCAGCTGGTTTGACAGAAGGGGCATTTGTGCCAACCACAGAGGGAATCTGGTAAACCCAAAGGGTATTTAGGCCAACCAGAATGGTTCTTCCACTTGGAATAAGGGCATGAGGACTTACCACAGGGGTAGTTTGGCTAACTATGGGGGTTAATGTCAGTTTGAGTGTTCTGGGCCAACCTGAGGGGCACTTTTTTAAGTGACTAGACAGACACTTGGATGTGTAACAGGACTTAAATGGGACAACCACAGGGGTGCTTGGAGAGAATGTAGGGGCATGGGGGTTCAATGAATGGTGTTTTCGACCAAATGGGGCACTTGAGGTCACAACAGGAGTATTTAGGTTCACCACAGGGGCATATAGGTACATTAGAATAGAATTTGGACCAAGTTGAACAACTAAGATGATTGAAGAATAATTTAATTGTTGTTGCAATGTTACCTTCCAACTAATTTTTCTCTCTATTAGGTTCTGTTTCCTCACCTGAAATAGAGGTTTCAAAGGATAGCAGCTCAGTTGTGTTACAGTGTGAGTCTGCAGGCTGGTATCCAGAACCTGAGGTGTTGTGGCTGGACGCTGAGGGAAACCTCCTCTCTGCTGGACCTACAGAGACAGTCAGAGGTCCTGATGACCTCTATAGTGTCAGCAGCAGAGTGACTGTGGAGAAGAAACATGGAAACAAGTTCACCTGCAGAGTCCAGCAGAACAACATCAACCAGACCAGAGACACATGGATCCATGTTTCCGGTGAGATTTATGAGTTATTTACAGTCAGATAGTTGAAGTGTGGCTTTATAAACATGTCtttcatgtgtttgtattttcagctgATCTCTTTATGGTCCATTCTAATCTATCTGCTCGTATCACCACCACTATGGCTGCTTGTGTCATGACTATTGCTGTGGTCGTATTCATTGTATGGAAATGGGGACAAACTAGTGAGTTTGATTCTTACCTattgcaaattttatttttattttcactttagaGTGAAGGGTCATGATTAGCTTTTCCACATTTAGCTATTTAGCTGTTTATTTAGCTTCAGCTACTTCATAATTCTGCCAGACTAAACCAAAATTTGatgtcattttacatcacatCCCTGTAAAACTAAAACTCAATCCTCTGCTTTGAATTCACACAGGAACCAAGAggcaaaaagaagaaactgaACTCAGGAAAAGAGAAATGTGGATGATAGGTAATGATGTAGAACTTGAGCTTCTGATGGAaggacaaagagacagagagcagTCCATGTTAGGAAGGGAGAAAATGAAGTATCTGGAAATGAAAAAGGCAAAATTTGATGAACAACTACAGAAGAATGAGGAAGAATTAAAACATGTGCAGCAGGTGATTGAAGTGTTTAAAAAGCAGAAGGAAGATCTGAAGACCCAGAAAGAGAAACTTCTGTCACTacaggagaaggagaagatgaagaTAAAAGAAATAGACATGATGAAAGATCCACTGTTggacaaaaagaacaaacaacagaagCGAGAAAAGGCCAAACAAGAGGCagctcagaaaaacacagaacatgaGGAACTGTTAAAGAACACAGAGAAACTACTGGAAACAACAGAGGAAATGATTGTGAAAATGacagagaggaaaggaaaacTAAAGACAAACAAGGAACAAATTGTGAAACATCTTAAATCTACAGAGCAGCAGATAGAACTTCAGAAGAAACTGGAAGAgtcagaaagaaaagaggacaAAGATAATCCACCACTCAATAAACAAACTACTGAACAGCTACAAGGGAGACCTCAGGTAGAACTGGATCAGCCAGAAGAAGAACACAACAATCCTTGCTGATTAATTTGTCTGTCTTTAGTCCAAAGGACAATTTGAACAGTAAAAAACACGATTTCATCAGTTTGTATTGGTTGATCTCCTCACATCCTGCAGATCATGACCAAACGTGGACACAGGATGAAGTCAAAGTGAAgtgaaatgctgtttttcatcATCACTGGTTTGTTGTCTCTTTTCCATTCTGTGGCATTAACAGACCTGATCTCTACATTAGTGTTAAAGTTAAAAGGTTCAAATTGTCAGTGTAGATGTTAATATCAAGATCTTCCAACattatagagagaaacccaacaattcTGGATGGGCAACAGTTAACATTTACTTGAAAAGACACAATATTATCGACAAACCAATcaattttctggaaaaattcagaatctgaagaTGCTTCCTAATCAGGAGAAGAAAAACTTAGAGAAATATAGTTTGTGTTGGATAGTTAAGAGACAAATATGTGTGTTCACTATAACTGTGTTAAAATAATGACTTTGTGCAGTTAGTTCAGTAAATTCATGCACGGTTTTGCTTTACTAACATCAGTAATACTTTGTACTATATGTGATTTGAAAAATCCAAGTTTTTAACAATGATTTATTTcaggaggattttttaaaattattggtCCAATATAAAtatgttgctgtaaatattgttgGTTTAGAGGGACTTaaggcttttaaaaatgtaattttctaagTTGTACTGTATCCTTCAGAGTAAATGCTGCCCTCTGCTGCTGAGATCAACTTAACATTGACGAAGGgagacttttttcattttttatataaCTGAATATGTTGCCTTTTTGAAATGCTTTGCTgcatttagattttcttttggaaattcatttttgtcctttgaATACTTTTTTGTAAATCAattcatgtcatgtttttactcagacgttctagaatgttgttcttgtgcatgtgtgcaaataaatcagttttatgtATTGAGAAAAAACTATAGGAATAAAAACTTCTTCAGCtgaacatttagatttttttttacaaactacAGATAAAGTTGCTGTTCATGAAGATGTGGAGCTTCTGTGGTTTTTCCTGCAGGACTTGTTTTAGACACAATAGAGTCTAATTGCAGACATATGAAGAATTACTGAAGttatttaaaagtataaatataaatgtcaaTGTCTTTATTGAACTTCTGAGAAtcttcattaatttttaatacagtaaattaCATTCATTTAAAGCCCTATTGAAAAATCTATCACAAAatgaattcttattttttaaaaatgttgacataATGCAAAGCAAACATAGAGTCTACAGCTCAGCTTTTTAcaatcatgaaaaaaatcacaatatacagaaatttaaagccctgcagaaatgtgcaaattaataTAAGCTCTATTTAAAGAATAATGCTGAAAGAAAATTAGGCTTAAATAGTTTTGACCAGTGACATGACTCTTTCTGAAGATctctttaatgttttctctttatgtTCTTGTGTGATTTGTTTCTATGAAGCTTACATTTTATACCAGTATCTATAATATTAAAAACCCTGAACAAGATATAGTTAGATATACAGAAGATATATAGTACAAGTCATGAATCTCTGTTTCACTGACGACGTTCttccttttgttgttgtaaCATGGTGGGAaagttttgtaaaatgtttCCCTCAACCACATCCTCAAAACATCCTGAGAACATTGcaggcagaatgttcca comes from Amphiprion ocellaris isolate individual 3 ecotype Okinawa chromosome 23, ASM2253959v1, whole genome shotgun sequence and encodes:
- the LOC111583236 gene encoding butyrophilin subfamily 3 member A2-like isoform X2; protein product: MMSHIKDQLLLKSELSVWIFLLLIHCSEGQHQLIGPTQPIVAMFGDDIVLPCRLEPAVDAAARTVEWSRPDLKQRIIHFRRDSVDLLTEQNPSYTRRTSLSISKLKSGDVSLKLSKVKLSDAGTYKCIVSKYGTESAVELVVGSVSSPEIEVSKDSSSVVLQCESAGWYPEPEVLWLDAEGNLLSAGPTETVRGPDDLYSVSSRVTVEKKHGNKFTCRVQQNNINQTRDTWIHVSGTKRQKEETELRKREMWMIGNDVELELLMEGQRDREQSMLGREKMKYLEMKKAKFDEQLQKNEEELKHVQQVIEVFKKQKEDLKTQKEKLLSLQEKEKMKIKEIDMMKDPLLDKKNKQQKREKAKQEAAQKNTEHEELLKNTEKLLETTEEMIVKMTERKGKLKTNKEQIVKHLKSTEQQIELQKKLEESERKEDKDNPPLNKQTTEQLQGRPQVELDQPEEEHNNPC
- the LOC111583236 gene encoding butyrophilin subfamily 3 member A2-like isoform X1, which produces MMSHIKDQLLLKSELSVWIFLLLIHCSEGQHQLIGPTQPIVAMFGDDIVLPCRLEPAVDAAARTVEWSRPDLKQRIIHFRRDSVDLLTEQNPSYTRRTSLSISKLKSGDVSLKLSKVKLSDAGTYKCIVSKYGTESAVELVVGSVSSPEIEVSKDSSSVVLQCESAGWYPEPEVLWLDAEGNLLSAGPTETVRGPDDLYSVSSRVTVEKKHGNKFTCRVQQNNINQTRDTWIHVSADLFMVHSNLSARITTTMAACVMTIAVVVFIVWKWGQTRTKRQKEETELRKREMWMIGNDVELELLMEGQRDREQSMLGREKMKYLEMKKAKFDEQLQKNEEELKHVQQVIEVFKKQKEDLKTQKEKLLSLQEKEKMKIKEIDMMKDPLLDKKNKQQKREKAKQEAAQKNTEHEELLKNTEKLLETTEEMIVKMTERKGKLKTNKEQIVKHLKSTEQQIELQKKLEESERKEDKDNPPLNKQTTEQLQGRPQVELDQPEEEHNNPC